The Podospora pseudopauciseta strain CBS 411.78 chromosome 2 map unlocalized CBS411.78m_2, whole genome shotgun sequence genome has a window encoding:
- a CDS encoding uncharacterized protein (COG:S; EggNog:ENOG503NZA8; antiSMASH:Cluster_4) encodes MPSYAVLGATGNTGKALMQILLQSPVNRVNAYCRSKEKLFRVCPEAASNKQVKVFEGHLDDISLIADCIRGTRAVFLAVAVVDNMPGCTVARDTASVVISALDRIRHEADQHNSPPRLPKLIQLSSASLEESFCGDVPAFVHSILSTAVSYLYKDLAEAEKFLRAQQGWVTSVFVKPGGLVHDRQSGHEISTETAKTPLSFLDLAAGMVEIAASEEGKYCMRNVSVLPTSDHVKFPWDGIYFALTGLLYHYMPWTYRYLGEYPLP; translated from the coding sequence ATGCCTTCTTATGCAGTGCTTGGTGCCACAGGCAATACGGGCAAAGCTCTGATGCAAATCCTCCTGCAGTCACCCGTCAACCGGGTCAACGCCTATTGTCGGTCCAAAGAGAAGCTCTTCCGTGTCTGCCCCGAAGccgccagcaacaagcaGGTGAAGGTGTTTGAAGGTCATCTCGACGATATCTCGCTCATTGCCGACTGCATCCGCGGTACTCGGGCCGTGTTCCTCGCGGTTGCAGTAGTGGACAATATGCCAGGTTGCACCGTGGCTCGGGACACGGCATCGGTTGTCATCTCGGCTCTCGATCGGATTCGGCATGAGGCCGACCAGCACAACTCCCCCCCACGGCTTCCGAAACTCATCCAGCTCTCCTCAGCCTCACTCGAGGAGTCCTTCTGCGGAGACGTTCCTGCCTTTGTTCACTCGATCCTCAGCACTGCCGTGTCATATCTCTACAAGGACCTCGCTGAAGCCGAGAAGTTCCTGCGAGCGCAGCAGGGCTGGGTGACTTCCGTCTTTGTCAAGCCCGGAGGGTTGGTTCATGACCGGCAGAGTGGCCACGAGATCAGTACCGAGACAGCCAAGACGCCGCTCTCCTTCTTGGACCTGGCGGCTGGAATGGTGGAGATAGCGGCCAGTGAGGAGGGAAAGTACTGTATGCGGAATGTCAGCGTGCTGCCAACGTCGGACCATGTCAAATTTCCGTGGGATGGCATTTACTTTGCCTTGACGGGGTTGTTGTATCATTACATGCCCTGGACATATCGCTATCTGGGTGAATACCCGCTTCCATAG
- a CDS encoding Type I Iterative PKS (COG:I; EggNog:ENOG503P1C2; antiSMASH:Cluster_4; SMCOG1021:malonyl CoA-acyl carrier protein transacylase) — translation MWSPSSHHHTPSTAFHTPAMANNTSIFLFGDQTFDFVPKLRELLTVQDCPLLAAFLGQAHYVVRAQMIRSLPPQEHKLSRTANLAEMLQKYADGKLNPAFQTALSCISQLGSFMQTYEEDSTKPYPRANDSYVLGVCTGSLAAAAISCSSSLSELLPIAVQTALIAFRLGLCALEMRDRLETSAPDRARPWSAVVSGLMPQVAEALVKEFCDGNTLPKTRYPWITATAAKSTTITGSPRVLDQLLAAKSFSGYKTTVIPVFVPSHGDHLFTSKDIDFILETTAVEPWSGYSAKIPFLSSASGKLVWVANFRDLVELALSQCLLVPIGWDKVETEVPRLLKSRGVSSAVIAPVGSSAQKSLSSALATGGIANEIGTVTGGTNRFSHRPGSNRCKLAIVSMSGRFPEAQSTDAFWDLLYKGVDTCKEVPRQRWDVRTHVDDTGKARNKGATRWGCWLDFTAEFDPRFFSISPKEAPQMDPAQRMSLMSTYEAMERAGIVPDTTPSTQRNRIGVFHGVTSNDWMETNTAQNIDTHFITGGNRGFIPGRINFCFEFSGPSYSNDTACSSSLAAIHLACNSLWRGDCDTAVAGGTNMIFTPDGHTGLDKGFFLSRTGNCKPFDDAADGYCRAEGVGTVFIKRLEDALADNDPILATILDAKTNHSAMSDSMTRPHVGAQIENMTAVLSSACVRPNELSYIEMHGTGTQVGDAVEMESVLSVFAPDEEARPKNRPLYVGSAKANVGHGEGVSGVTSLVKVLLMMQHNTIVPHCGIKPGSKINRHYPNLGARNVHIALEPKPWPRSNEPRRVLINNFSAAGGNTALLVEDAPERQDFSAPDPRTNHIVTASGHVGKSLKSNLERLLEHIQSTPNLSISQLSYTTTARRWHHLHRVSITGSTITEVERSLIKAIANGDGINRPKTKPNVVFAFTGQGSQYLGMGRQLYEAYPKFRDAVDRFDRLAQSHGLPSFLNIITSAEGDMDAMLPVVVQVGLACLEMALGDLLQSFGLRPSVVVGHSLGEYAALYVAGVLSASDAIYVVGKRAELLQERCQRGTHSMLAARASAASLTETLEGLSCDVACINGPHDTVLSGSIEDITEAQRVLAGKGIKATVLKLPFAFHSAQVQPILEDFEKLAGGVCFSKPAVPVLSPLLGNIINEEGAIGANYLARHCREAVDMVKALETARDKGLINDKTIIVELGPKPLLSGMVKMTLGNNMTTLSTLHQNTDVWPNLTTILSTIYTAGLDVNWVAYHAPFNSAKKVIPLPDYGWDLKEYYIPYEGDWCLHRHEIKCDCADAGKEVHTSAYQVPTESPLRKPSKLDATKEAYPEIKTTTTVHRVVEEKTEPLGATFIVETDMSRADVNPIAQGHLVDGIPLATPSFYADIALQVGRYSMARLRAGHPGALDGLVDVCDLVVDKALIPHGQGPQLLRTTLTMSWPPKAAATTRKATVKFATYLPDGKLDTEHATCTVRFTTDAQHKSLQKKVPDYKAKIHQLHDGMAKGRCLRYTRKSGYKLMSSMATFHPDYKLLDNLILKEAENEATCKMNFSDAKSEGDFAAHPAYVDAITQVAGFAMNASDETDIAKEVYVNHGWGSLQIYEPLVKGKEYEVYTKFSRDKGGDLAHGDVVVLHGDKVVAFFGNLSLRNVPRKALHVVLKSALDKGIRQRGGNPTAPAKSKPSFVDVKPTPAPMTTKQATQPAPASDPVKKRTAPKPKAKTCGTPNDEKFHAVLRVVSEESGVALEELTDESNFVDMGIDSLSSMVIGSRMREDLGMDMASEFSLFIDCPTVGALRNYLGASSTAAEVEDDEDDEYHDAEPVASQQTPDPYLAHVTTRASDVLAIPTTESGAAFDSSQFPAALKIISEESGVAIEELTTETIFSDIGIDSLSSMVISSRFKEELGLGLDSAFSLFDDVPTVAKLSAFLNNNNNNSSSSNLAPEEVASISSTTSDLDHSSSIHESSSSSASEPEDDDNDTPPSIKRVPHCRPCTSVILQSLPRVAKRTLFLLPDGGGSASSYVPLPRLKSDVAVVGLNCPYARDPENMNCTHTAMIESFCAEIRRRQPHGPYHLGGWSSGGAFAYVVAEALVNSGEEVGSIIIIDAPVPQVMEKLPDSFYKHCNSVGLFANQPGGQGGSAEPPGYLIPHFQAVVDVMLDYKVAPLKAISGRMPKVGLIWAAETVLKESEAPKMKGMHFMVKKRVDFGPDGWDGVLPGAEFDIVKAEGANHFTLMSKEYVGLISDLIDRVMSGYTG, via the exons ATGTGGtcaccttcctcccatcatcatacTCCTTCGACCGCCTTTCACACACCAGCCATGGCCAACAATACAAGCATATTTCTCTTCGGAGACCAAACATTTGACTTTGTGCCAAAGCTGCGCGAACTCTTGACTGTTCAGGACTGTCCTCTCctggcagccttcttgggcCAGGCTCACTATGTTGTCCGGGCACAGATGATCCGATCGCTGCCGCCGCAAGAGCACAAACTCTCCAGGACGGCCAACCTGGCTGAGATGTTGCAAAAGTATGCCGACGGGAAGTTAAATCCAGCATTTCAGACTGCCTTGTCGTGTATATCCCAGCTGGGCAGCTTTATGCA GACATACGAAGAAGACAGCACAAAGCCCTACCCGCGTGCCAATGATAGCTACGTTTTGGGTGTATGTACCGGCTCgcttgccgccgctgccatcaGCTGCAGCAGCTCTCTCTCAGAACTGCTACCCATAGCCGTCCAAACAGCCTTGATAGCATTCCGTCTTGGCCTCTGCGCACTCGAAATGCGAGACCGTCTCGAGACATCGGCTCCCGATCGTGCACGTCCATGGTCTGCTGTCGTCTCAGGTCTTATGCCACAAGTCGCCGAGGCACTCGTGAAGGAGTTCTGTGATGGGAATACCCTGCCCAAGACTCGATATCCCTGGATCACAGCTACTGCCGCCAAGTCAACAACTATCACTGGAAGCCCCCGTGTTCTGGACCAGCTGCTTGCTGCCAAGTCATTCAGCGGCTACAAAACAACGGTGATTCCAGTCTTTGTGCCATCGCACGGCGACCATCTCTTCACGTCCAAAGACATCGATTTCATCCTGGAGACTACTGCTGTTGAGCCATGGTCGGGCTACTCAGCCAAGATCCCTTTCCTGTCAAGCGCGTCTGGCAAGTTAGTGTGGGTGGCAAACTTCAGAGATCTTGTCGAGCTGGCGCTGTCTCAGTGTCTCCTGGTACCCATTGGCTGGGACAAGGTTGAGACCGAAGTGCCTCGTCTACTCAAGTCTCGCGGTGTTAGCAGCGCTGTCATCGCTCCCGTGGGGTCATCCGCTCAAAAGAGCCTGTCGTCAGCTCTAGCAACAGGCGGTATCGCCAATGAAATTGGGACCGTGACCGGTGGGACCAACAGGTTTTCCCATCGCCCCGGAAGCAACAGGTGCAAGCTTGCCATTGTTTCCATGTCGGGAAGATTTCCCGAGGCTCAGAGTACTGATGCCTTCTGGGATCTCCTATACAAAGGCGTCGACACGTGCAAAGAGGTGCCACGTCAACGATGGGACGTCAGAACCCATGTAGACGACACCGGCAAGGCTCGCAACAAAGGCGCCACACGATGGGGCTGCTGGCTGGACTTTACAGCTGAGTTTGACCCGCGGTTCTTTAGCATTTCGCCCAAGGAGGCGCCTCAGATGGATCCGGCCCAGCGAATGTCGTTGATGTCGACGTACGAGGCCATGGAGCGTGCTGGCATCGTCCCCGATACAACTCCATCCACGCAGCGCAACCGTATTGGGGTATTCCATGGTGTCACTAGCAACGATTGGATGGAGACCAACACGGCCCAGAACATCGACACGCACTTTATTACGGGAGGCAACAGAGGCTTCATCCCCGGCCGCATCAACTTTTGCTTCGAGTTCTCGGGCCCAAGCTACAGCAATGACACTGCTTGCTCGTCCAGTTTGGCAGCGATCCACCTGGCCTGCAACTCGCTCTGGCGCGGTGACTGTGATAcagctgttgctggtggtaCCAACATGATCTTCACGCCCGATGGCCACACCGGTCTTGACAAAGGCTTCTTTTTGTCTCGTACTGGAAACTGCAAGCCGTTTGATGACGCTGCGGATGGCTACTGCCGTGCTGAGGGTGTTGGCACTGTCTTCATCAAGCGATTGGAGGATGCCTTGGCTGACAATGATCCCATCCtcgccaccatcctcgacgCCAAGACGAACCACTCTGCCATGTCAGACTCGATGACGAGACCACACGTCGGCGCTCAAATCGAGAACATGACTGCTGTGCTTAGCAGTGCCTGTGTTAGGCCCAACGAGCTGAGCTACATCGAGATGCACGGGACCGGCACCCAGGTCGGGGACGCGGTCGAAATGGAGTCTGTGCTCTCCGTCTTTGCCCCTGACGAGGAGGCTCGTCCCAAGAATCGCCCATTGTACGTTGGTTCTGCGAAAGCCAATGTTGGCCATGGTGAAGGTGTCTCGGGCGTGACCAGCCTTGTCAAGGTGCTCTTGATGATGCAGCACAACACCATTGTGCCTCACTGCGGGATCAAGCCTGGAAGCAAGATCAACCGACATTACCCTAACCTTGGAGCACGCAACGTCCACATTGCCCTGGAGCCCAAGCCGTGGCCTCGGTCTAACGAGCCTCGCCGCgttctcatcaacaacttcAGCGCCGCCGGTGGCAACACGGCACTGCTGGTGGAAGATGCACCCGAGCGCCAGGACTTTTCTGCACCAGACCCGAGAACCAACCACATTGTCACTGCTTCTGGCCATGTGGGAAAGTCGCTCAAGAGCAACCTGGAACGACTCCTCGAGCACATTCAGAGTACTCCGAATCTCTCGATCTCTCAGCTGTCGTATACCACCACAGCTCGCCGCTGGCATCACCTTCACCGTGTGAGCATCACCGggtccaccatcaccgaggtGGAGCGCAGCTTGATAAAGGCCATCGCCAATGGAGACGGTATCAACCGTCCCAAGACCAAGCCCAACGTCGTTTTTGCCTTCACAGGTCAAGGCTCACAGTACCTTGGTATGGGTCGACAGTTGTACGAGGCATATCCGAAATTCCGTGACGCCGTTGATCGCTTCGACCGTCTCGCGCAGAGTCATGGCCTCCCTTCTTTTCtgaacatcatcacctcTGCTGAGGGCGACATGGATGCCATGCTCCCCGTAGTGGTGCAGGTCGGTCTGGCATGCCTTGAAATGGCCCTCGGTGACCTCCTCCAATCCTTTGGGCTCAGGCCTAGCGTTGTCGTGGGCCACAGTCTTGGAGAGTACGCGGCGCTGTATGTGGCCGGTGTCCTTTCAGCGTCTGACGCGATTTATGTCGTCGGGAAGCGAGCCGAGCTTCTTCAGGAACGCTGTCAGCGCGGTACCCATTCTATGCTAGCCGCTAGAGCTTCAGCTGCCTCTCTTACCGAGACGTTGGAAGGGTTGAGCTGTGATGTTGCGTGTATCAATGGCCCGCATGATACTGTCTTGAGCGGCTCGATCGAGGATATCACCGAGGCGCAACGCGTCCTCGCTGGAAAGGGGATCAAGGCGACAGTATTGAAGCTTCCGTTCGCCTTTCATTCGGCTCAGGTGCAGCCGATTCTGGAAGACTTTGAGAAACTGGCAGGTGGGGTGTGTTTCTCAAAACCGGCTGTGCCTGTCTTGTCGCCACTATTGGGCAATATCATTAACGAGGAAGGTGCCATCGGTGCCAACTATCTTGCCAGACATTGCCGCGAGGCGGTCGATATGGTCAAAGCTCTCGAGACAGCCAGAGATAAGGGCCTCATCAACGATAAGACCATCATCGTCGAGCTTGGGCCAAAACCGTTGCTCAGTGgcatggtgaagatgacACTCGGAAACAACATGACCACGCTATCCACTCTGCATCAGAATACAGACGTCTGGCCTaatctcaccaccatcctgtCGACCATCTACACTGCTGGTCTCGACGTCAACTGGGTCGCCTATCACGCTCCTTTTAACTCGGCCAAGAAAGTGATCCCTCTACCTGACTATGGCTGGGACTTGAAGGAGTACTACATCCCTTACGAAGGCGACTGGTGCCTGCACCGCCACGAGATCAAATGCGACTGCGCTGATGCCGGCAAAGAGGTGCACACTTCTGCCTATCAGGTGCCCACCGAGTCGCCCCTTCGCAAGCCATCAAAGCTGGATGCCACGAAAGAAGCCTACCCTGAAATTAAGACTACAACCACTGTCCACCGTGTGGTTGAAGAGAAGACAGAGCCGTTGGGAGCCACCTTTATAGTCGAAACAGACATGTCCCGTGCCGATGTCAACCCTATTGCACAAGGCCACCTCGTCGATGGCATCCCCCTCGCCACGCCTTCATTCTACGCCGACATTGCCCTCCAAGTCGGCAGATACTCCATGGCCCGACTCCGAGCCGGACACCCAGGAGCCCTGGACGGTCTTGTTGACGTGTGTGATCTTGTTGTCGACAAAGCCCTTATTCCCCACGGACAAGGtccccagctcctccgcaCTACCTTAACAATGAGTTGGCCTCCCAAGGCAGCCGCCACCACCCGGAAAGCCACCGTCAAGTTCGCAACATATCTCCCCGACGGAAAGCTCGACACGGAGCACGCCACCTGCACAGTCCGCTTCACGACAGATGCCCAGCACAAGTCCCTCCAAAAGAAAGTACCCGACTACAAGGCCAAGATCCACCAGCTCCACGATGGCATGGCGAAGGGAAGATGCCTCCGATACACCCGCAAGAGCGGGTACAAGCTCATGAGCAGCATGGCTACTTTCCACCCTGATTACAAGCTCCTCGACAATCTGATTCTCAAAGAGGCAGAAAATGAAGCAACTTGTAAGATGAACTTTTCCGATGCCAAGAGCGAAGGGGACTTTGCTGCCCATCCAGCGTATGTGGATGCCATCACCCAGGTGGCTGGGTTTGCCATGAACGCCAGTGACGAGACGGATATTGCCAAGGAGGTGTATGTCAACCATGGCTGGGGGTCGTTGCAGATCTATGAGCCGCTagtgaaggggaaggagtaTGAGGTTTACACCAAGTTCAGCAGGGATAAGGGGGGTGATCTTGCTCACGGTGATGTGGTTGTTCTGCATGGGGACAAAGTGGTGGCGTTCTTTGGGAATCTGTCG CTGCGGAACGTGCCACGAAAGGCATTGCATGTTGTGCTCAAGTCAGCACTTGACAAAGGCATCCGTCAACGCGGCGGAAACCCGACAGCTCCTGCAAAGTCCAAGCCATCATTTGTTGATGTCAAACCAACGCCTGCTCCGATGACGACGAAGCAAGCAACCCAGCCAGCGCCAGCCTCAGACCCGGTGAAGAAAAGGACAGCCCCTAAACCCAAGGCAAAGACTTGCGGGACACCCAATGATGAGAAGTTCCACGCGGTCCTGCGGGTTGTTTCCGAGGAGAGCGGTGTTGCTCTCGAGGAGCTCACAGATGAGAGCAACTTTGTCGACATGGGCATCGACTCACTGAGCTCCATGGTGATTGGCAGTAGAATGAGGGAAGACTTGGGCATGGACATGGCCTCGGAATTCTCGCTCTTCATTGACTGCCCAACTGTTGGTGCCTTGAGAAACTACTTGGGTGCTTCTTCTACCGCAGCAGAAGTAGAAGAtgacgaagatgacgaaTACCATGACGCCGAGCCAGTTGCAAGTCAACAGACACCAGACCCATACCTTGCACATGTTACAACCCGAGCTTCCGATGTATTGGCAATACCCACCACGGAATCTGGCGCAGCCTTCGACAGCAGCCAGTTTCCTGCCGCACTGAAGATCATCTCTGAGGAAAGCGGCGTCGCGATTGAAGAACTCACCACCGAGACAATCTTTTCCGACATTGGCATAGACTCCCTCAGCTCCATGGTCATCTCCAGTCGTTTCAAAGAGGAACTCGGCCTAGGCCTCGACTCagccttctccctcttcgacGACGTCCCCACCGTGGCCAAACTCTCCGCgttcctcaacaacaacaacaacaacagcagcagcagcaatctTGCTCCGGAAGAAGTCGCCTCgatctcttccaccacctcagaTCTAGACCATAGTTCCTCTATCCAcgaaagcagcagcagcagcgccagCGAACCCGAGGATGACGACAACGAtacccccccatccatcaaGCGCGTGCCACACTGCCGTCCCTGCACGTCCGTCATCCTCCAAAGCCTCCCCCGCGTCGCAAAAAGaaccctcttccttctcccggACGGCGGCGGCTCCGCATCCTCCTacgtccccctcccccgcctcaaATCCgacgtcgccgtcgtcggccTCAACTGCCCCTACGCGCGCGACCCCGAAAATATGAACTGCACCCACACAGCCATGATCGAGTCTTTTTGTGCCGAAATCCGGCGCCGCCAACCCCACGGGCCATATCACCTAGGCGGGTGGTCCTCGGGTGGGGCGTTCGCCTATGTCGTGGCGGAGGCGCTGGTGAattctggggaggaggtcgggagcatcatcatcatcgacgcGCCGGTGCCAcaggtgatggagaagtTGCCGGATAGCTTTTACAAGCATTGTAATAGTGTGGGGCTGTTTGCGAATCAGCCTGGGGGGCAGGGGGGTAGTGCTGAGCCGCCGGGGTATTTGATTCCGCATTTtcaggcggtggtggatgtcaTGTTGGATTACAAGGTTGCTCCGCTCAAAGCCATCAGTGGTAGGATGCCCAAGGTGGGCTTGATTTGGGCTGCTGAGACTGTGTTGAAGGAGAGCGAGGCGCCGAAGATGAAGGGGATGCATTTtatggtgaagaagagggttgATTTTGGACCGGatgggtgggatggggtgcTACCTGGGGCCGAGTTTGATATTGTGAAGGCGGAGGGGGCGAATCATTTTACGCTTATG AGCAAGGAGTATGTCGGGTTGATTAGCGATCTGATTGACCGTGTTATGAGTGGTTATACTGGGTGA
- a CDS encoding uncharacterized protein (SMCOG1042:O-methyltransferase; COG:S; EggNog:ENOG503NVCR; antiSMASH:Cluster_4) — MFTIRIVFHRYLGVNQYTHPFPGLDPYYLRTSLAAQSCHTEYHGITFHQALGTVPLHTVNMESIFNQIKELYAKAEDAGKREIQGYIRELQVGFYSDWDVVMRLTSGPLQLALAKIGIDLDIFTTLTQSDIPVTLSQLNEQTGASAQLLARLLRTMAAFGLVKETGKYEYTASAFTKVFSNPNAAGAICQLFDIPGPCTQAMPDFLAETKYQNITSNKQTVFQKAFNTDLTLFEWMPQHPKHMKSLGHLMALERPVHWVDKYPIEERLGSLATKPDEAVLVDIGGGFGQQAIAFKAKFPDLPGRVIVQDIPQTLAGARPVPGIEFVEHDFFGPQTVKGAKLYYLRHVLHDWPDKESLQILKNIIPAMGPDSCLIIDDVVLPEMGVPWQSAYMDLIMMNSLGGVERTKPEWEALLSEAGLKIVEIHQYDSKMQSIIVTVPK, encoded by the exons ATGTTCACAATCCGAATTGTGTTTCACCGATATCTCGGAGTAAATCAGTACACCCATCCCTTTCCCGGTTTAGACCCATACTACTTGAGGACATCTCTCGCAGCCCAAAGTTGCCACACAGAATACCACGGTATTACCTTCCACCAGGCACTAGGTACTGTTCCACTACATACTGTCAATATGGAGTCCATCTTCAATCAGATCAAAGAGCTCTACGCCAAGGCAGAGGATGCCGGGAAAAGAGAGATCCAGGGCTACATCCGTGAGCTGCAAGTTGGCTTCTATTCAGACTGGGATGTTGTTATGAGACTCACCAGCGGG CCTCTTCAACTGGCTCTGGCCAAGATTGGCATCGACCTCGACATTTTCACGACCCTCACGCAGAGTGATATTCCTGTCACGCTGAGCCAGCTGAATGAGCAAACTGGAGCCTCGGCACAACTTTTGG CACGCCTCCTTCGTACCATGGCAGCATTTGGCCTCGTGAAAGAGACCGGGAAGTACGAATACACCGCCAGCGCCTTCACCAAGGTCTTTTCGAACCCCAATGCGGCGGGTGCTATTTGCCAACT CTTCGATATTCCCGGCCCGTGTACCCAGGCCATGCCCGACTTTCTCGCCGAGACCAAGTACCAAAACATCACCTCCAACAAGCAGACCGTCTTCCAGAAAGCCTTCAACACTGACCTGACGCTCTTTGAGTGGATGCCTCAACACCCAAAGCACATGAAGAGCCTAGGCCACCTGATGGCACTGGAACGCCCAGTTCACTGGGTAGACAAGTACCCCATCGAGGAGAGGCTCGGTTCCCTTGCCACCAAGCCCGACGAGGCCGTCTTGGTAGACATAGGCGGCGGGTTTGGTCAGCAGGCCATCGCATTCAAGGCAAAGTTTCCCGACCTCCCCGGCCGCGTTATTGTCCAAGACATCCCGCAAACTCTGGCGGGTGCCAGGCCGGTTCCGGGCATTGAGTTTGTCGAGCACGACTTCTTCGGCCCACAGACTGTCAAGGGGGCCAAGCTGTATTATCTCCGTCATGTGCTCCACGACTGGCCCGACAAAGAATCTTTGCAGATCTTGAAGAACATCATTCCTGCCATGGGCCCGGACTCGTGTTTGATCATCGACGACGTGGTGCTTCCTGAAATGGGCGTGCCTTGGCAGTCAGCGTACATGGATTTGATTATGATGAACAGCTTGGGAGGCGTTGAGCGAACCAAGCCTGAGTGGGAGGCGCTGTTGAGCGAGGCTGGGTTGAAGATTGTGGAGATTCATCAGTATGACTCCAAGATGCAGTCTATTATTGTCACGGTTCCAAAGTAA
- a CDS encoding uncharacterized protein (EggNog:ENOG503PA1W; COG:E; antiSMASH:Cluster_4), which produces MSTYALLGATGATGTSILHHLLQNPPQDLIQLNILVRSKPKLLQTFPTLLSSRPPPPFKIHIFEGTSTSPHSLTPCLTSATTILNCVGTNASNPGTTLHSTTASAIVSSLTTISLTNKSHYQPPTILQLRTASLNPALSSQVPKLVHSVVSFCLHNSYSDLEEACNLYIPASGNGLLNYILIDPPTLHESPPTGYSLITRADEKQDVALSYADLGAAMCELATTRERLHGKAVGVTARGKVREKWMPLMGYLIKGAMGRVGERLREGVTFLYGPMAPFFAIVCDSRDDDDDDDDDECFGGAGSGMLVLEWLAEEWGRV; this is translated from the exons atgtCCACCTACGCCCTCCTCGGAGCTACCGGCGCAACCGGTACcagcatcctccaccacctcctccaaaacccccctcaaGACCTAATCCAACTCAACATCCTCGTCCGCTCCAAacccaaactcctccaaaccttcccaaccctcctctcatcccgccctcccccccctttcaaAATCCACATCTTCGAAggcacctccacctctccccacTCCCTAACCCCCTGCCTAACCTCAGCAACCACAATCCTCAACTGCGTCGGCACCAACGCCAGCAACCCCGGCACAACCCtccactccaccaccgcatcAGCCAtcgtctcctccctcaccaccatctcgcTCACCAACAAGAGCCACTACCAACCCCCCACAATCCTTCAACTCCGCACCGCAAGCCTCAaccccgccctctcctcccaagtGCCCAAGCTAGTCCACTCCGTTGTCAGTTTCTGTCTCCACAACAGCTACTCCGACCTAGAAGAGGCATGCAACCTCTACATTCCAGCTTCCGGAAACGGGTTGTTAAATTACATACTCATCGACCCGCCCACGCTTCACGAGTCCCCCCCGACGGGATATTCTCTCATCACTCGAGCAGACGAAAAGCAAGACGTCGCGCTTAGTTACGCCGATCTTGGGGCGGCGATGTGCGAGCTTGCCACGACGAGGGAACGGCTTCACGGAAAGGCAGTGGGCGTCACGGCGAGGGGGAAGGTGAGAGAAAAATGGATGCCATTGATGGGGTACCTAATCAAGGGggcgatggggagggtgggggaaCGGTTGAGAGAGGGGGTGACATTTTTGTATGGCCCAATGGCGCCTTTTTTCGCGATTG TTTGTGACTCtagggatgatgatgatgatgatgatgatgatgagtgtTTTGGTGGCGCGGGCAGTGGCATGCTGGTTTTGGAGTGGTTAGCGGAGGAGTGGGGGCGGGTGTAA